One segment of Thermococcus sp. AM4 DNA contains the following:
- the purL gene encoding phosphoribosylformylglycinamidine synthase subunit PurL: MFPHEEKLIRERLRREPNELEWAMLEVMWSEHASYKSSRPWLRLLPTENEHVILGPGEDAGIVKFDDETWIAVGIESHNHPSAVEPYGGSATGVGGIVRDILCMGARPIALLDPIRFGPLEKERNRYLFEGVVKGIADYGNRIGVPTVGGETEFDESLDNYTLVNVACVGIMRPEHLVHSYVTEPGLKLILVGNRTGRDGIHGVTFASEELGENAEEEDRSAVQIPDPFTEKLLIEATLEAVYTGKVKALKDLGGGGLTCASSEMAGKKGFGAVIYADRVPLREPGMSPTEVMISESQERMLFAVRPEDIEEIGRIFEEYELEWTVVGETIEEPRFVVYWRSEKVADLPIELLTEVPTIEWELKPYSAERPVETPDVSFGEAFDLVWGSPNILSKRWVWEQYDHEVQGRTVLKPGRDAAVLKINDEYGLAFVADGNPNHSYLNPYHGAMGAVAEVVRNLVSVGAEPLALVDNLNFASPERPEVYWSFAETVKGLADAARAFGLAYVSGNVSFYNEVVDRPIKPTPVVAGLGKVKLEEIPSGAFEEGLLIGVVGLTKPELGGSELFARLGVEGGLAPRADLEEEKANASGVLEAIRRGLVKAVHDVSGGGLAVALTEMAVAGNTGFTIDLSKVPSETSSPIEVAFSESHSRYIVAFPEENLEELEGLFKHFAIIGRTGGGDAVFLWNGRELLRKPVSELRAVHESLPRLLGEEE; the protein is encoded by the coding sequence ATGTTCCCGCACGAGGAGAAGCTCATCCGTGAGCGCCTGAGGAGGGAACCGAACGAGCTCGAGTGGGCGATGCTCGAAGTTATGTGGAGCGAGCACGCCTCCTACAAGTCGAGCAGGCCCTGGCTCAGGCTCCTCCCGACGGAGAACGAGCACGTGATTTTAGGCCCCGGCGAAGACGCAGGAATAGTGAAGTTCGACGACGAGACGTGGATAGCCGTTGGAATCGAGAGCCACAATCATCCGAGCGCGGTCGAGCCCTATGGCGGTTCTGCAACCGGAGTCGGCGGGATAGTGAGGGACATACTCTGCATGGGCGCGAGGCCAATAGCGCTTCTCGACCCCATACGCTTCGGCCCGCTGGAGAAGGAGCGCAACCGCTACCTCTTCGAGGGGGTCGTTAAGGGTATAGCCGACTACGGCAACAGGATAGGCGTTCCGACCGTTGGGGGCGAGACCGAGTTCGACGAGAGCCTCGATAACTACACGCTCGTCAACGTCGCCTGCGTTGGCATCATGAGGCCGGAGCACCTCGTCCACAGCTACGTAACCGAACCTGGCCTCAAGCTAATCCTCGTCGGCAACAGAACCGGGAGGGACGGGATTCACGGGGTTACATTCGCGAGCGAGGAGCTGGGCGAGAACGCGGAGGAAGAAGACCGCTCGGCCGTTCAGATTCCCGACCCCTTCACGGAGAAGCTCCTCATCGAGGCCACCCTCGAGGCCGTTTACACCGGCAAAGTTAAGGCGCTCAAGGATTTGGGAGGCGGGGGACTGACCTGCGCCTCCTCTGAAATGGCGGGCAAGAAGGGCTTCGGGGCAGTAATATACGCCGACAGGGTCCCTCTCCGCGAGCCGGGAATGAGCCCGACCGAGGTCATGATTTCCGAGAGCCAGGAGAGGATGCTCTTCGCGGTTAGGCCAGAGGACATCGAGGAAATAGGCAGAATTTTCGAGGAGTACGAGCTCGAGTGGACCGTCGTCGGCGAGACGATTGAGGAGCCACGCTTCGTCGTCTACTGGAGGAGTGAGAAAGTTGCGGATTTGCCTATAGAGCTTTTGACTGAAGTTCCAACGATAGAGTGGGAGCTGAAACCTTACAGCGCCGAGAGACCGGTCGAGACGCCGGACGTTTCCTTTGGAGAAGCCTTCGACCTCGTCTGGGGCAGTCCGAACATCCTGAGCAAGCGCTGGGTCTGGGAGCAGTACGACCACGAGGTTCAGGGGAGAACCGTTCTTAAACCGGGTAGGGACGCGGCGGTTCTCAAGATAAACGACGAATATGGTTTGGCTTTCGTTGCCGACGGGAATCCGAACCACAGCTACCTGAACCCCTACCACGGCGCGATGGGGGCCGTTGCAGAGGTGGTGAGAAACCTGGTCAGCGTTGGGGCCGAGCCTCTGGCTCTGGTTGACAACCTCAACTTCGCCTCGCCCGAGAGGCCCGAAGTTTATTGGAGCTTTGCCGAAACTGTTAAAGGCCTGGCGGACGCGGCGAGGGCCTTCGGCCTGGCGTACGTCAGCGGGAACGTGAGCTTCTACAACGAGGTCGTTGACAGGCCGATAAAGCCGACTCCCGTCGTAGCTGGCCTCGGGAAGGTGAAGCTTGAGGAGATTCCATCCGGGGCTTTCGAGGAGGGCCTTCTCATTGGAGTAGTTGGCCTCACGAAGCCCGAACTCGGCGGCTCCGAGCTCTTCGCGAGGCTCGGCGTTGAAGGTGGCCTCGCACCGCGCGCGGACCTTGAGGAGGAAAAAGCCAACGCGAGCGGAGTCCTCGAGGCGATAAGGAGGGGCCTCGTCAAAGCGGTTCACGACGTGAGCGGGGGTGGACTCGCGGTCGCTTTGACGGAGATGGCCGTTGCCGGGAATACTGGCTTCACCATAGACCTCTCGAAGGTTCCCTCTGAAACCTCCAGCCCAATCGAGGTCGCCTTCAGCGAGAGCCACTCAAGATACATCGTAGCGTTCCCCGAAGAGAACCTTGAGGAGCTTGAGGGCCTCTTCAAGCACTTTGCCATCATTGGAAGGACCGGCGGGGGCGACGCGGTCTTCCTCTGGAACGGGCGGGAACTCCTCAGAAAACCCGTTTCGGAGCTCAGAGCCGTTCACGAGTCCCTACCAAGGCTTTTGGGTGAGGAGGAATGA
- a CDS encoding formate--phosphoribosylaminoimidazolecarboxamide ligase family protein, translating into MISRNEILEILERYDPEKITVGVLGSHSALDIADGAKEEGLPVLVVAQRGRHRTYAEYFRLRKTKDGLTKGFIDEVIILEKFAQIIDVQDELVRRNVIFVPNRSFVVYTGIEGVENDFKVPLFGSRNLLRSEERSEEKSYYWLLEKAGLPYPEPVKPEEIDEVGLVIVKLPHAKKRLERGFFTAASYKEFREKAERLIKLGVITEEDLARARIERYIIGPVFNFDFFYSPIDGEIELLGIDWRFETSLDGHVRLPASQQLTLPEWQFEPEYTVTGHASSTLRESLLEKVFDMAEKYVKATQEYYEPGIIGPFTLQTAVDKDLNFYIYDVAPRTGGGTNIHMAMGHPYGNALWRKPMSTGRRVALEIKRAIELDELEKVVT; encoded by the coding sequence ATGATAAGCCGGAACGAGATTCTGGAAATCCTCGAGAGGTACGACCCCGAGAAGATAACCGTCGGCGTTCTCGGGAGCCACTCCGCCCTGGACATAGCCGACGGTGCCAAGGAGGAAGGTTTGCCCGTTCTCGTCGTTGCGCAGAGGGGCAGACACAGAACTTACGCCGAGTACTTCAGGCTGAGGAAGACGAAGGACGGCCTGACCAAGGGCTTCATCGACGAGGTCATCATCCTTGAAAAGTTCGCCCAGATAATAGACGTTCAGGATGAGCTCGTTAGGAGGAACGTCATCTTCGTCCCCAACCGCTCCTTCGTGGTCTACACCGGCATAGAGGGGGTTGAGAACGACTTTAAGGTTCCGCTCTTCGGGAGCAGGAACCTGCTCAGGAGCGAGGAGAGGAGCGAGGAGAAGAGCTACTACTGGCTCCTTGAGAAGGCTGGACTCCCCTATCCGGAGCCCGTCAAGCCGGAGGAGATTGACGAGGTCGGCCTCGTCATAGTCAAGCTTCCGCACGCCAAGAAGAGGCTCGAGCGTGGATTCTTCACGGCCGCGAGCTACAAGGAGTTCCGCGAGAAGGCCGAGAGGCTCATTAAACTCGGCGTAATCACGGAGGAGGACCTCGCGAGGGCCAGAATCGAGCGCTACATCATCGGGCCTGTGTTCAACTTCGACTTCTTCTACTCGCCGATTGACGGTGAGATTGAGCTTCTGGGAATAGACTGGCGCTTCGAAACGAGCCTTGACGGCCACGTAAGGCTTCCCGCTTCCCAGCAGTTGACCCTCCCCGAGTGGCAGTTCGAGCCGGAATACACCGTAACGGGCCACGCATCATCGACCCTCCGCGAGTCGCTTTTGGAGAAGGTCTTCGACATGGCTGAGAAGTACGTTAAGGCGACGCAGGAGTATTACGAGCCCGGAATAATCGGGCCGTTCACGCTTCAGACGGCGGTTGACAAAGACCTCAACTTCTACATCTACGACGTCGCCCCGAGAACCGGCGGTGGAACGAACATTCACATGGCGATGGGACACCCCTACGGCAACGCCCTCTGGAGGAAGCCCATGAGCACCGGACGGAGGGTCGCCCTCGAGATAAAGCGCGCTATCGAGCTGGACGAGCTTGAGAAGGTGGTAACCTGA
- a CDS encoding MBL fold metallo-hydrolase, with amino-acid sequence MFELIRNMNSYPLYDDGDHKVYWLGIEESEDERGILTNQYLIIDGDEGALVEPGGFFVFSRVLKNVSSLIPPTQLRYLLYSHQDPDVVAGLNLWFEYAPLAKVVISDLWVRFIPHLAVMSAGRTLGIPDEGMELKLGDSTIRAVPSHYLHSPGNFSFYDEKSGILFSSDIGAAAFSKDEWYLFVEDFNEHTAHMEAFHRRYMSSTKALQAWVRSVRRLKPKIIAPQHGAIFRDEHVGRFLDWLENLEVGIDVFEKKFYGD; translated from the coding sequence GTGTTTGAGTTGATCCGGAACATGAACAGCTATCCCCTCTACGATGACGGGGATCACAAGGTGTACTGGCTTGGGATAGAGGAGAGCGAAGACGAACGCGGAATACTGACGAACCAGTACCTTATCATCGATGGAGACGAGGGGGCTTTGGTGGAACCCGGGGGATTCTTCGTCTTTTCGAGGGTTCTGAAGAACGTGTCCTCCCTGATCCCTCCAACCCAGCTCAGATACCTACTCTACTCCCACCAGGATCCTGATGTTGTGGCCGGCTTGAACCTGTGGTTTGAGTACGCCCCTCTGGCAAAGGTCGTCATTTCCGACCTGTGGGTGCGGTTCATTCCCCACCTGGCCGTTATGAGCGCCGGCAGGACCTTGGGAATACCAGATGAGGGCATGGAGCTCAAGCTGGGCGATTCAACCATACGGGCCGTTCCGTCCCACTACCTTCACAGCCCCGGAAACTTCTCGTTCTACGACGAGAAAAGCGGGATTCTATTCAGCTCGGACATAGGCGCCGCCGCGTTTTCAAAGGATGAGTGGTACCTTTTCGTAGAGGACTTCAACGAGCACACTGCTCACATGGAGGCGTTTCACAGGCGCTACATGAGTTCGACGAAAGCCCTTCAGGCGTGGGTCCGCTCCGTTAGGCGGCTTAAGCCCAAGATTATAGCGCCCCAGCACGGCGCGATTTTCAGGGACGAACACGTTGGCAGATTCCTCGACTGGCTTGAGAACCTCGAGGTGGGGATAGACGTTTTTGAAAAGAAATTCTACGGGGATTAG
- a CDS encoding TIGR00725 family protein yields the protein MVQIAVAGSGDSELIPEAERKARAFARALPLDVILLTGGKGGIMAVVSEEFRKRGGTVVGILPGDEEGNPYSSVRIKTGFNPVGRSVVLVTSADVLVVLGGGSGTMVEALMAYNLGIPVVVLIGTGYRSDELRALAKDGFFDHRKRAKVAFTGSPEEAVRLAMDLAGNR from the coding sequence ATGGTTCAGATAGCCGTTGCCGGTTCCGGCGACTCGGAGCTCATCCCAGAGGCCGAGAGGAAGGCGAGGGCCTTCGCCAGGGCCCTTCCCCTCGACGTCATACTCCTAACGGGTGGAAAAGGAGGAATAATGGCGGTCGTCTCGGAGGAGTTCAGGAAGCGCGGTGGGACGGTCGTGGGAATTCTCCCGGGGGACGAAGAGGGGAACCCGTACAGCTCGGTGAGGATAAAGACGGGCTTCAATCCGGTGGGCAGGAGCGTCGTCCTCGTTACCTCGGCCGACGTCCTCGTCGTTCTCGGCGGCGGCTCGGGAACGATGGTCGAGGCTCTTATGGCCTACAACCTCGGAATTCCGGTTGTTGTCCTTATCGGAACCGGCTACAGGAGCGATGAGCTTAGGGCCCTCGCGAAGGACGGCTTCTTCGACCACAGGAAACGGGCGAAGGTTGCCTTCACAGGGAGCCCTGAGGAGGCAGTTAGGCTGGCGATGGATTTGGCTGGAAACCGTTAG
- the purS gene encoding phosphoribosylformylglycinamidine synthase subunit PurS: MKWKVTVTVRLKEGLNDPEGRVIGKALRNLGYAVEGLRVPKCFEFELESEKPEEEVEEMCRKLLANPLIHSWEYRIEPVS; the protein is encoded by the coding sequence ATGAAGTGGAAGGTTACCGTCACCGTTCGCCTCAAGGAGGGACTCAACGACCCTGAAGGGAGGGTCATAGGGAAGGCCCTTAGAAACCTCGGCTACGCGGTTGAAGGCCTGCGTGTCCCGAAGTGCTTCGAGTTCGAGCTTGAGAGCGAAAAACCTGAGGAAGAGGTCGAGGAGATGTGCCGGAAGCTCCTCGCCAACCCGCTCATCCACAGCTGGGAGTACAGGATAGAGCCGGTGAGCTGA
- the purD gene encoding phosphoribosylamine--glycine ligase, translated as MRVLLVGGGGREHAIGEALVRGGAELYVVSKHRNPGLARLAKGYGLAKETDVEKVLDYAEKFGVELAFIGPEAPLEKGIVDTLEENGVPTVGPSKEASKLETDKAFARAFMERNEIPGRKAFRVFTDVEEMKRWIDDFGRPVVVKPIGLTGGKGVKVVGHQLRDNEEAKAYAAELIRRDGRVLIEERTDGVEFTLQVFSDGKRVLPMPLVQDYPHAYEGDEGPITGGMGSYSCSNGLLPFVTREDYEKALETLKATVEAMRKEGTPYKGLLYGQFMLSKDGPVLIEYNARFGDPEAINVLPLIRTSLVEIAEGIVDGNLRRAEFKGKATVVKYLAPKGYPTNPVKGVKVEVNEKAVEEAGARLYYASIDENYTLLGSRAIAVVGIADSLEEAERIAESAVPHIKGELFYRRDVGTRESVERRIELMRKLGRDFEPNPC; from the coding sequence ATGAGGGTTCTGCTCGTTGGTGGAGGAGGGAGGGAGCACGCGATTGGGGAGGCCCTCGTAAGGGGAGGCGCCGAACTCTACGTGGTTTCGAAGCACAGAAATCCGGGCCTCGCGAGGCTCGCGAAGGGCTATGGTCTGGCAAAGGAGACCGACGTCGAGAAGGTTCTGGACTACGCCGAAAAATTTGGCGTCGAGCTGGCGTTCATCGGCCCCGAGGCGCCCCTGGAGAAGGGCATCGTTGACACCCTCGAGGAAAACGGGGTTCCAACCGTCGGCCCGAGCAAAGAGGCCTCTAAACTTGAAACCGACAAGGCCTTCGCGAGGGCCTTCATGGAGCGCAACGAAATCCCCGGAAGAAAGGCCTTCAGGGTCTTCACGGACGTTGAGGAGATGAAGCGCTGGATTGACGACTTCGGAAGGCCCGTCGTTGTTAAGCCCATCGGCCTGACCGGGGGAAAGGGCGTTAAGGTCGTCGGCCACCAGCTGAGGGACAACGAGGAGGCCAAGGCCTACGCCGCGGAGCTAATCAGGCGTGACGGCAGGGTTCTCATCGAGGAAAGGACAGACGGCGTCGAGTTCACGTTACAGGTCTTCAGCGACGGAAAAAGGGTTCTCCCCATGCCCCTCGTCCAGGACTACCCCCACGCCTATGAAGGTGACGAAGGTCCGATAACCGGCGGAATGGGGAGCTACTCCTGTTCCAACGGCCTGCTTCCCTTCGTGACGCGGGAAGACTACGAGAAGGCCCTTGAGACGCTCAAGGCAACTGTCGAGGCCATGAGGAAGGAGGGAACGCCCTACAAGGGACTCCTCTACGGCCAGTTCATGCTCAGCAAGGACGGGCCCGTTCTCATAGAGTACAACGCCCGCTTCGGCGACCCTGAGGCGATAAACGTCCTCCCGCTCATCAGGACGAGCCTCGTTGAAATAGCCGAGGGAATAGTTGACGGCAACCTTCGGAGGGCAGAGTTCAAGGGCAAAGCGACGGTCGTCAAGTACCTCGCGCCGAAAGGTTATCCAACGAACCCCGTCAAGGGTGTGAAGGTAGAGGTCAACGAGAAGGCCGTTGAAGAGGCCGGTGCGAGGCTTTACTACGCTTCAATTGATGAGAACTACACGCTACTCGGCTCAAGGGCCATAGCGGTCGTTGGAATCGCCGATAGCCTTGAAGAAGCAGAGAGAATAGCGGAGAGCGCGGTTCCCCACATAAAGGGTGAGCTGTTCTACAGGCGCGACGTCGGAACCCGGGAGAGCGTTGAGAGGAGGATTGAGCTGATGCGGAAGCTTGGAAGGGACTTTGAGCCGAACCCGTGCTGA
- a CDS encoding MFS transporter yields MDNRWRTVILNTLVVASGFGTMHMLEKFKDVVLTHYGITEAMMGYQQTAYVVGLFVAFLLGGTSLFKGSFKRSVALIVSFAAIPQLLIPFMPNWWGVVALRFFQGFIVALIAVFSNQIGRLFVAERPFAKGIILSGIFWGGIYGISLAKWAGGNEANWSSVREAFVISAVLMYVMLAIWWLFTEDFEIPKEKRSSRANVWKMPFTWVFGFTFFPALWIIFTLGSFTLHNVDFSDAQVSNLVMALEVSMGLWSIIMGYLGYRLSVKNTSNRGLFRAIVSVMTLSYAVTFLGIFIVWKAILANDYTLALIGIAVTGIVQGTGPAFWTTAPAAYPKEIYPEASFALGLISNSANAVAPNVMFVLVHSVNTGMIIYLVMAALGIVTLLVSSRMKLPVEELSA; encoded by the coding sequence ATGGATAACCGCTGGAGAACGGTCATTCTCAACACCCTCGTTGTTGCCTCCGGTTTTGGAACGATGCACATGCTCGAGAAGTTCAAGGACGTTGTTTTAACGCACTACGGTATTACAGAGGCAATGATGGGCTATCAGCAGACAGCCTACGTCGTCGGCCTCTTCGTCGCATTCCTCCTTGGCGGGACGAGCCTGTTCAAGGGCTCCTTCAAGAGGAGCGTTGCTTTGATCGTCAGCTTTGCCGCAATACCCCAGCTCCTGATTCCCTTCATGCCGAACTGGTGGGGAGTCGTTGCCTTGCGCTTCTTCCAGGGCTTCATCGTTGCTCTCATAGCGGTCTTCAGCAACCAGATTGGAAGGCTGTTCGTAGCTGAGAGGCCCTTTGCAAAGGGCATAATCCTGTCGGGAATCTTCTGGGGCGGAATCTACGGCATAAGCCTTGCCAAATGGGCCGGCGGAAACGAGGCGAACTGGTCATCGGTCAGGGAAGCTTTCGTGATCTCGGCGGTTCTTATGTACGTTATGCTCGCGATCTGGTGGCTCTTTACTGAAGACTTTGAGATCCCCAAGGAGAAGCGCTCGTCCAGGGCCAACGTCTGGAAGATGCCCTTCACCTGGGTCTTCGGCTTCACGTTCTTCCCGGCCCTGTGGATCATCTTCACCCTGGGTTCCTTCACGCTCCACAACGTGGACTTCAGTGATGCTCAGGTTTCCAACCTCGTCATGGCCCTCGAGGTCTCGATGGGCCTCTGGTCGATAATAATGGGCTACCTCGGCTACCGCCTCTCGGTTAAGAACACCAGCAACCGCGGTCTCTTCAGGGCCATCGTCAGCGTCATGACGCTCTCCTACGCGGTAACATTCCTCGGAATCTTCATCGTCTGGAAGGCGATACTCGCGAACGACTACACCCTCGCACTAATCGGCATAGCTGTAACGGGAATCGTCCAGGGAACCGGCCCGGCCTTCTGGACGACGGCCCCAGCCGCCTATCCGAAGGAGATCTACCCGGAGGCCAGCTTTGCCCTCGGCCTAATCTCGAACTCCGCCAACGCCGTCGCTCCGAACGTCATGTTCGTCCTCGTTCACAGTGTGAACACGGGAATGATAATCTACCTGGTCATGGCGGCGCTCGGCATTGTAACACTCCTCGTCTCGAGCAGGATGAAGCTCCCGGTTGAAGAGCTCTCGGCATGA
- the purQ gene encoding phosphoribosylformylglycinamidine synthase I: MVRFAVVVFPGTNCDFETERAIRKAGAEAERVWYKTSLKDFDGVVLPGGFSYADYLRAGAIAARQEIMEEVKEFAEEGRPVLGICNGFQILTEAGLLPGALRPNRVPRFLCRWVHLRVNDAETPFTSLYEPGEVIRMPIAHAEGNYYTDDPSKVRIVFQYSDEKGNVSEEANPNGSVLNIAAIANERGNVLGTMPHPERASDRFLGSEDGLRLFRSMVEWARR, encoded by the coding sequence ATGGTGCGCTTTGCCGTGGTGGTGTTCCCGGGAACCAACTGCGACTTCGAGACAGAGAGGGCCATAAGGAAGGCCGGAGCCGAGGCAGAGCGCGTCTGGTATAAAACGAGCCTCAAGGACTTCGACGGTGTCGTCCTTCCAGGGGGCTTCAGCTACGCCGATTACCTTCGCGCCGGTGCGATAGCCGCCCGTCAGGAGATAATGGAGGAAGTGAAGGAGTTCGCCGAGGAGGGACGGCCTGTCCTTGGAATCTGCAACGGCTTTCAAATCCTCACCGAGGCGGGCCTTCTGCCCGGGGCTTTGAGACCCAACAGGGTTCCGCGCTTCCTCTGCAGGTGGGTTCACCTCCGCGTAAACGACGCGGAAACACCGTTTACTTCCCTCTACGAGCCGGGAGAGGTCATAAGGATGCCGATTGCCCACGCCGAAGGAAATTACTACACAGACGACCCCTCGAAGGTCAGAATAGTCTTCCAGTACAGCGACGAAAAGGGAAACGTGAGCGAAGAAGCCAACCCCAACGGCTCGGTTCTGAACATAGCGGCGATAGCCAACGAGCGTGGCAACGTTCTCGGGACGATGCCCCATCCTGAGCGCGCGAGCGACCGCTTTCTGGGGAGTGAGGACGGCCTGAGGCTGTTCAGGAGCATGGTTGAGTGGGCGAGGAGGTGA
- a CDS encoding formate--phosphoribosylaminoimidazolecarboxamide ligase, with protein MKVATYASHSALQILKGAKQEGFETIAFGKARVRPLYTKYFPVADYFIEGSYPEEELLELDAVVIPTGSFVAHLGVELVKKMRVPYYGNKEVLRWESDRSLERKWLEEAKLRLPRVYDDPDDIEGPVIVKPFGAKGGRGYFLAKNPEDFWRKAERLGIRDKEDLGGIQIQEYVIGVPVYPHYFYSKLNRELELMSIDRRYESNADAIGRIPAREQLDIEVNTNYTVIGNIPLVLRESLLMDVIEAGERVVKTAERLMGGLWGPFCLEGVFTEELEFVVFEISARIVAGTNPFVHGSPYSWLRYDFPVSTGRRMAMELRQAVEEDRLGEIVT; from the coding sequence ATGAAGGTAGCAACGTATGCCTCCCACTCGGCCCTTCAGATTTTGAAGGGGGCGAAGCAGGAGGGCTTTGAGACTATAGCTTTCGGAAAGGCCCGGGTTAGACCGCTCTACACAAAGTACTTTCCGGTTGCCGATTACTTCATCGAGGGGAGCTATCCCGAGGAAGAACTCCTCGAGCTTGACGCTGTGGTTATTCCCACCGGTTCCTTCGTGGCGCACCTCGGCGTTGAGCTCGTCAAGAAGATGCGCGTTCCCTACTACGGCAACAAAGAGGTGCTGAGGTGGGAGAGCGACCGCTCGCTTGAGAGGAAGTGGCTCGAGGAGGCGAAGCTACGCCTTCCGAGGGTCTACGACGACCCCGACGACATAGAAGGACCGGTAATCGTCAAACCCTTTGGAGCCAAGGGCGGGAGGGGCTACTTTTTGGCCAAGAATCCAGAGGACTTCTGGAGGAAGGCCGAGAGGCTCGGCATCAGGGACAAGGAAGACCTGGGCGGAATCCAGATTCAGGAGTACGTAATCGGAGTTCCGGTTTATCCGCACTACTTCTACTCAAAGCTGAATCGCGAGCTTGAACTGATGAGCATTGACAGGCGCTACGAGTCGAACGCCGACGCAATAGGCAGGATTCCAGCGAGAGAGCAACTGGACATCGAGGTAAACACCAACTACACGGTCATCGGCAACATTCCACTCGTCCTGCGCGAGAGCCTGCTCATGGACGTCATCGAGGCGGGTGAAAGGGTAGTGAAGACTGCTGAAAGGCTCATGGGCGGTCTCTGGGGTCCTTTCTGCCTTGAAGGCGTATTCACCGAGGAGCTGGAGTTCGTAGTCTTCGAGATTTCGGCGAGGATAGTTGCCGGAACGAACCCCTTCGTCCACGGCTCCCCCTACAGCTGGCTCCGCTATGATTTCCCGGTGAGCACCGGCAGGAGGATGGCGATGGAGCTGAGACAAGCCGTTGAAGAGGACAGGCTCGGCGAGATCGTTACGTGA
- the purE gene encoding 5-(carboxyamino)imidazole ribonucleotide mutase: MKVLVVMGSRSDSHIAEKVTSVLDEFGVEYDVEVASAHRNPKKVEELAKKDYDVFIAIAGLSAALPGVIAAHTVKPVIGVPVSAKLGGLDALLSIAQLPPGVPVATVGIDNGKNAALLAIEILALKDEGLREKLKEYREKMRG; this comes from the coding sequence GTGAAGGTTCTGGTGGTTATGGGAAGCAGGAGCGATAGCCACATCGCAGAGAAGGTAACCTCTGTTCTCGATGAGTTCGGCGTGGAGTACGACGTTGAGGTCGCATCTGCCCACAGAAACCCGAAAAAAGTTGAGGAGCTGGCAAAGAAGGACTACGACGTGTTCATAGCGATAGCCGGCCTGAGTGCCGCGTTACCGGGGGTCATCGCCGCCCACACGGTTAAGCCCGTCATCGGCGTTCCGGTCTCGGCCAAGTTGGGCGGCCTCGACGCGCTCCTCAGTATAGCACAGCTTCCACCGGGGGTTCCCGTGGCGACGGTGGGAATAGACAACGGAAAGAACGCGGCCCTCCTGGCCATAGAGATCCTCGCGCTGAAGGATGAAGGACTGAGGGAAAAGCTCAAAGAATACAGGGAGAAAATGCGGGGCTAA
- a CDS encoding DUF835 domain-containing protein: MDYGFVAAAFSIAIKLVAGGMILFFAEIKHRKTAIPWGLAWIAYAYAIAGDISGNYILGALSVAIFASLIFYGTTRLIGAEFYIGKVSRIIALLPVFFVILLVSGALMFPRNLNLLIMGVSHAVSGLFMILSGFLLLELREIYGKKAKNLGITLIIYGIHQVDYLALRNEQWFVTIGFALGLVLTVVSALLMIQFVLVIPLGSKSPRVREKIQRGVLILRPDSIGGYVDLLNDYPVLAFVRTISTPEKWTTFKLSNVPGKLTIEPTNLPRILETAVEYMKRARENGDSFRPVILIEGLEYLRLYNDFSSIAKFLATLKDYVSVNEGTLIVVLDEKAWEKKEFSLLTRILT, translated from the coding sequence ATGGACTATGGGTTCGTAGCGGCGGCCTTCAGCATAGCCATCAAGCTCGTCGCCGGGGGAATGATCCTCTTCTTCGCGGAGATAAAACACAGAAAGACCGCTATTCCCTGGGGACTGGCCTGGATAGCGTACGCCTACGCAATTGCAGGGGATATATCGGGAAACTACATCCTGGGTGCCCTCTCCGTCGCGATTTTTGCCTCGCTCATATTCTATGGAACAACCAGGCTCATAGGGGCAGAGTTCTACATTGGAAAGGTCTCGCGAATCATTGCGTTACTCCCCGTGTTCTTCGTCATTCTCCTAGTGTCGGGTGCGTTAATGTTCCCAAGGAACCTCAACCTTCTGATAATGGGCGTCTCCCATGCCGTTTCCGGCCTTTTCATGATACTCTCAGGCTTTCTCCTCCTTGAGCTCAGGGAGATATACGGAAAGAAGGCCAAGAACCTCGGCATCACTTTGATAATCTACGGCATTCATCAGGTCGACTACCTTGCGCTGAGGAACGAGCAGTGGTTCGTCACGATAGGGTTTGCCCTCGGACTGGTCTTAACTGTGGTCTCGGCGCTCCTAATGATCCAGTTCGTTCTGGTAATCCCCCTTGGCTCAAAATCGCCCAGAGTTCGGGAGAAAATCCAGAGAGGAGTTCTGATACTCAGGCCGGACTCAATTGGGGGATACGTTGATCTCCTCAACGATTATCCTGTCCTCGCGTTCGTCAGAACCATAAGCACTCCCGAGAAATGGACGACGTTTAAGCTGAGCAACGTCCCGGGAAAGCTCACCATAGAGCCCACGAACCTGCCCAGAATCCTAGAGACCGCCGTTGAGTACATGAAGAGGGCAAGGGAAAACGGGGATTCCTTCAGACCCGTTATACTGATAGAGGGTCTCGAGTACTTGAGGCTCTACAACGATTTCAGCAGCATAGCCAAGTTCCTCGCGACTCTAAAGGACTACGTGAGCGTTAACGAGGGGACCCTAATCGTTGTGCTGGACGAAAAGGCATGGGAAAAGAAGGAGTTCAGTCTTTTAACGAGAATCCTCACGTAA